One window from the genome of Equus quagga isolate Etosha38 chromosome 6, UCLA_HA_Equagga_1.0, whole genome shotgun sequence encodes:
- the MTIF3 gene encoding LOW QUALITY PROTEIN: translation initiation factor IF-3, mitochondrial (The sequence of the model RefSeq protein was modified relative to this genomic sequence to represent the inferred CDS: deleted 1 base in 1 codon) produces the protein MAAVFLKRLTLQIIKTEKNYTRRCFGKYIMQKIVPAPLSLIASAPRLSYLIRAKAFSTVEDTQDERKKKKKNETAFSNIGRKINERIIHVLDEKGNDLGNMHRANVIRLMDERDLRLVRRNPGADPPQYQLMTGIQIHEERLRLRESGKARPTPGPTLTKELTFSSNIGQHDLDTKSKQIQQWIEKKYKVQITIKKGKNAEEPENKIEEIFNHILQTMPGIATFSSRPQSVKGGKAVMCVLRHLSKRKRMHIEKLKGPRKETL, from the exons ATGGCTGCTGTTTTCCTAAAGAGGTTAACATTACAAATCATAAAGACTGAAAAGAATTACACTAGAAGATGTTTTGGTAAATACATCATGCAAAAGATAGTACCTGCACCATTGTCCCTTATTGCTTCTGCCCCAAGACTGTCCTACCTAATTCGTGCAAAAGCTTTTAGTACTGTTGAAGACACccaggatgaaagaaaaaagaaaaaaaagaacgaaaCAGCTTTTAGTAATATTGGGAGGAAAATTAATGAGCGAATTATTCATGTACTTGACGAGAAGGGCAATGATTTGGGGAACATGCACCGAGCAAACGTGATTCGACTCATGGACGAGCGAGACCTGAGGCTCGTCAGAAGGAACCCTGGCGCAGATCCTCCGCAGTACCAGCTCATGACGGGAATCCAGATCCACGAAGAACGGCTGCGGCTGAGAGAGAGCGGAAAGGCTAGACCTACGCCTG GACCGACCCTGACAAAGGAACTAACGTTTTCTTCAAACATTGGACAACATGATTTGGACACAAAGAGTAAACAGATTCAGCAATGGAttgagaaaaaatacaaagttcAAATTACtataaagaaagggaagaatgcAGAAgagccagaaaataaaata gaGGAGATATTTAATCACATACTCCAGACTATGCCTGGAATAGCTACCTTCTCATCCAGGCCACAGTCTGTTAAAGGAGGAAAAGCTGTAATGTGCGTGCTTCGTCATTTGAGC AAAAGGAAGAGGATGCATATAGAGAAACTCAAGGGACCCAGAAAGGAGACACTctga